A window of Hordeum vulgare subsp. vulgare chromosome 5H, MorexV3_pseudomolecules_assembly, whole genome shotgun sequence genomic DNA:
CCGCGCCGCAGCAGGCGGCTCCGACGACGCAGCGGCCGGACGAGATCCCGTGGAGCAGGGAACTCTGCAACTCGGTGCGGCTCATCGGGACGGTGGGCACCGACATCGAGCTGCGCCAGCTCCCCAGCGGCGCCTCCGTCGCGCGGGGGCGCATTGCCGTCTGGAAGTCGGCCACCGAGACCACATGGTAAGTAATTTCGGCATTGGCCAAGCCTGAGCTGTGCGAGCTCGTGATTACAATTCGGAGTGGATGCGGTAGCGTGTTTGGCCGTGTTTATTAGTGTAACCAGCATGGTAGTTCATGGATGCCGCCAAATGTTGGCACTATGCGGAGGGGAGCACTTTACCCCTGTTTTTGTACCATCAATCAACAGGCCATCAATTTGCTGTGTTACGAATTACTAATAGAATAAAATGTGCTATGTGCGGCTCCTTACCGTAGATTGATGCCTCAGTTTAAAGCGACTTCAGTTGGGGCAGGAAAAGTTTAAGTATGCTTCTTCCTGAGGTTATTAGCTTGCTATAGGAGCTATGTACCACTTGACAAGATTCAGAAATATGTTATCGACAAACGTGCTGTGGACATCCTCTGCAAGCATCATTTACAGATTAAGCATGAAACCGAGAGCAAGGTCCAGATTAAGCATGAAGTCAAGAGCATGATTAACTAGTCAGTTAAGCCTGAAACTCCAATCTGCACGATGCAATAGTTGTTTCCCTTTGACCAATCAGTTGCTAACCCAAAACTACTGTTTATGCATCGCTTAAGcataatttggaactgtacctcttTTTGCTATGTAAGTCATGTTATACCGTCTGTTCGTCACATATTAAATAATGGTTTTCGTAAGTGTCCATTAGATTCATAAGTGTTTAATGGGTGGTGCTTGTAGGGTAACTCTTGCATTTTGGGACGACTTGGCTGTTGTGGCCTCTGAGCATGTTAAACAGGGAGACCGCATATTTGTTTCTGGACGGCTTGTATCAGATACTGTTGATGAGGGGCCTGAGAAGCGGCAGGTTTACTACAAGGTACATCTCTGCAAATAATTTGTATTTAGCTTAACATGTTCTCTTTTCATGCTGTTGGCATCACTGCTCTTTCTCCTGGTTATATATTTTGCAGGTTGTCGTTCAACAGTTCAACTTCATTGAGTCCTTCCAGCCTGTGCGGTTATATTCAGAGTCAGGCCAGGATGGTATGTATTTAACTCGGCTGGCTTGCTTATATCTTCATTTCATGTCGTAGAACTACTGATCTCTTCTCACCTGTTTACACTTCTGTCTTATGGTTATTTATTTGCCTGTTCTCTATATTTACTTTCAGTAGATGGCAGTACTGTAATTGTTTACATTTTGTAGTGCTCACATTTCCTTCAAACTGTCAATGTCCAATGTCTAACCATTCTGGAGCTTGGATATTGTTCTGTAGTCTTCAAAGTCACATGTTATAGGCCCTTCTATATAAGGTCTCTATTTAAAGTGTTATATCCTGTGCAACTTTTAGAATATAGCAAGTTACTTGTGAAAGATTGCAGAGAAGGCTGTGAGAAGTTATCTCATGTAGCCAAATTAATCCTGGATTATAATGCCAAAACTTGCAACACAAGATAAGTACTCTTTCTTGCTTGATTGTCAGACATTTGCACACTGAATTGCATAAGTTTTATGGATTTGTTCAACTGGGCATTTTTGGATCAAAATTACATCTTTCATGTATGTATATAGCCTGGTCTTAACTCTTAAGAGGTTCCAGTCCAGTGATACACATAATTGCGTTGTAGGTAGCTGTATATTGATGTAAGAAAATATATTGAAAAATAGTAAAGAGTGACACTTGGTTGTGAATTAAAGGTGGAAAGTATGGAGAGTATGTTGGTAATGACTCTACTTCTGGTTCAACTGAGAATAAAAAGGGAGATTACATGAGTTCTTCCTCTCGTTCAACTGAAGCACTGTGGCAAGCATTCTTCGCTAATCCTCTTGACTGGTGGGATAACAGGAAAGATAAGGTTACATCTCCTTCTTTTATTCCTTTCGAGGCATTTAGAATTTTAGACGCTTTGGCATATATTGTTTTCTATGCGTTAATGTCTGTCTTTGTATGTAAACCACCTACACATTTTAGGAGTGTGTATCCATTAGCCCTCTTTGggttgaaggaatttcataggcCCTCTTTGggttgaaggaatttcataggcCCTCTTTGggttgaaggaatttcataggaaTTTTGGAGGATTCAAATCCATAGGAAATTTTCCTATGGAAGCACTTTGGATCATAGGAATGGGTTCACCAAATTACTATGGAATCCATTCCTATACCCTCCATTCCCTAGGAATCTAAACAGAAGATCAAACctcattttatttttcctttgagAAGTCCAATGCACTTACACTCTATCTCTCCTCAATCCTCTAAAATTCCTCTGTTCATTTCCTGTGCACCATCCAGAGACTTGTATAAAATTCGTATGTTTTGAAACCCTCTAGGAATTAATAGTACATGGCATCTCATTCCTTCCTTTATTTCCTATTCCTACGATCCAAATAAGCCCTAAGATCCTTAGTGGCATAATAACATTCTAACTATACATTTTCATGTGATTTGGCTTTATTTTGACCATGTTTATTAGGATTACTATGTTTTTCCAATTACTGTGAAGTGTGAACCAAACACTCAAGTTGTCAGAATTCTTTTACCAGTCCTCTGTTTTACGCATGCATTCCTACCCTATTCCTGCATTTTTAGAATCACTTAGTTGACACTTGAGAGACAGAGAGGAGTAATGGAGAGTAGCCAACATGGAAAATAAAAACAGTAAGATGCCGAATGTAGCCGTCTATGAAGAGTCGGGGCTTGTATTTTCCCTTTGGACAGGAAGATTGGGCATGGCTTCCGAAATTTTAGAAGAGTGTCTGGGCCCCTCAGTGTTCTGCACGCTTAATATATTTTGTGCCGACTTAATGAACATAGGTACTGTGGCAATATTGCTGCTTGAGTTGCGCAATCGAATTTTAATGGGTTATGACTTATCACTTGTGTCAGTCATGATTGCAAGGAATTGCCTAACTGTTGCTTCACTGctgaggcgccctagggtggtaAGGTGTCACCTCTGCCTTAGATATCTAGCGTATGGCTGCCTCGTTGAAGTGTCTGCCGCCTCCACGGGTCTCTCCCACTTCATGTTCCTTGCTGTGGCTGCCCCTGAGGCTTGGAGATAACGGTCCCGCTGCCTCCTGCACTCCGGCGCGCGTCctgttgtgtgtgtgtgcttccacAGTCGCCTTCCCCTCCCCAATCAACTCTGCTGTTGTTGTGAGGATGAATAGAGGTTGTAATGAGGGAGAAGGGTCCGGTGGGGTTGTGAGGAGAAGGGATGAGTGTGAGCGTTATGTGCTTGTATCAGGAGAAAAGGGAGCAGAAGATGTGTAGTGGTTGTGCTGAGGGAGAACAGAGGGGCAGTGGAATTAGGCCATGGGAGGAGTATATGGCCACTACTTGGACTTTTGAGCCGTGGGAAAGTGCATAACTAGTAGGCCATTTTTCAATCTTTTCTATTTTTCATTGTAATATATATTCTAAACTGCCCACTGTTCTGTTCCTGTGATGTCTAAGGCATCGTCTTGCCACGCCTTACCTCCCCGTCTTAAATGCTTAAAAGCTAAGTGCTTAGGGGCCTCGCCTTGCTTTACCACCTTAAAAACTATGGTTCTGTGTTATTAGCTCACACAGAATTGTCAAAATCATTCAtcttgaattttttaaaaatatcagtaataaataaaagaaaattgtGATTCATCACTATCCATGTTTTTAACCTTTTTAAGATGTCCATAAGGCGACACTTAGACTCTGCTTAGGCTGTAAGGTGCCCTGGCAGCGCCCAAGCATTTCTTCCACCTTAGGAGCTTAGGCGGTGGTAAGGTGGGGGTTGATCACCTTATGGGCGCGTTAAAAACCTTGGTCGCCATGATATGTATAGTACACCATAGTTTCCAAATGTGTGGTCAAAATGTGATAGTTTGTTCGATGTGCTTTAGGGTTCGCCAGCGATATAATTTGTTGGGGAACAAGAACCATAAATCAgggggccatggaccagaggggagggATGTGAGCTGCCACCATTGCTTTCCGTCATTGCTATTGCCACTGCTGTTGCACCTCTTCATTGCTCAAGCTATTGCTGTTGATGCACTGCTGTGGTTGATGCCACGTCAATATCTCTGTTCATGATCGCTGGACATGAGGGAAAGGATGAGATCTGGTCGTATACGCTAGCATTGAGCCAGCCAAGCGAGCTATTGGACTGAGAGAGAAGAAAGATTATGATCACTGATGAAATAAAAAATGACGTGATGGGGTGGATGGGTTATCTTCCTCCTGTTCTCATCTCCACTCACTTGGATCCCCTCCTCTATTGGCATTAGGAGTAACAATGTAGAAATTTCATGTGTATAGTCTCTTTTATCGCATTCTCCATATTTACATATAGTTCATAATTTATTAGTTTTCATGAAGTTATTTGGGCGAACAGTCCTCTAGTAATTTTTCGTGTCCATGTTGCCAAACATTTGTAGAATCTGAGATTAATTTTATGGAGGTACACTAAATCAGTAACTATTTCACAGATTTTCTCATTTTTTATGTAATTTTATGGAGGCACTCTAGATCGATAATTATTTATTATATGGAGGTGCACTAAATCAATTTGGTTTGCATAATTCCCCCCCTCCATGCTACAAGATATTGTATTGCATGGGACAGCTATTAGTTCTAGTTTGGTCTGATTTTATAACTAGAATTTCCAAAAGTCCAAATAGGTGCTAATTTCTTATACTTTCCTCATAATGACTTGCAAAAATGATTCATCATGTTAGGTTCACCCTCATCATGTCAGGTCGTGAAAGTCCGTGCCACCTGCCTTTCCTAGCCCCCCACAAGCTTTATCATACCAGTTGGTTGCATTTTCATTCATATTCATTTGCTTACGCCAATGATTTGTCCATCATACATTTTCTTTGAAGAAATATATGCCCCCCTAATAATCCATACAATGATGAATTGATGACTAATGGCTTGTATGTGTCAACAGAAGAACCCAAGGTATCCAGACTTCAAGCACAAGAGCACCGGTGAGGCGCTGTGGGTTGAGGGGAGGAACAACCCCAACTGGGTCGTCTCCCAGCTGGCGATCTTGGACTCGAGGATGGGTTCCCTGCAGGACAAGCAGAGGAAACCAGTCTCCTACATGTATGCCGACGACTTCATGACATCTGATGCCAGCGACTAAGCCCTGCTATAGGAAGGAGTCAGGAAGCTTCTGATCCCCCAAGTATCTATCCAGTTCCACTATCTTATTATCATGTAGAAAGGTGCGCTATCGCACTAAATTCTTCCGCCGCGTTTCGGTTTTCGTTGTACATAGGTAGGCCAGGGAAGCTTATTAGTCCATCTGTTTTATGTCGGTAGTAGTGACAAATTATGAACATGACCATGTACGAGAAGCTCTATCATCTGCGCACCAGTTGACGCGTTCCAGCAAGCCGTGTCCCGTCTAATCATATGACTAACGACTCAAAGTTTGCAGTTTATACGTGGGAGGTTTCTGCACTGTCGAATCTGTCTCGGAATATCGCGACTTGTGTTAGGAAGAAGTACATCTCACCGTTGAGGGGCGCACATCGAACCAGCAGGATACACGTCGATGCTCTGATCTGATGCTGCCGACCAGACAACGGTGCTTTTGCACCGAAAAATGTGTGGACCAGACAGTGATGATTTGCACCGAGAATTATGTCTAGGctactctctccctctctcttttctGAAGAGCACGTGTACCTACCGTCCCTCCAGGCACCATCTGCTCCACCAGCCAAACCATGGCACCATCCCAGAAGGCACAAAGGGTATAGCAGACTTCGATTTCCCTTATGTATTTTTTATAAGATGGTTGCGGACAGTTGCATGTAATTTCGCCTTGAGACGTGGGTTAAAGCCGGCCTCGCTCTTTCtggcaaaggaaaaggaaaaaggaaagatgAAGACCTCGCTCGATTTGTTGATCGATGCCGGTGGTGTGGACGCTTGGATCCAGCGCTCATGTGCACCACATGCGCGCTGTCCGCCCACGGATCGACCGGCGCATGTGCTGACCTCAAAATGCAGGGCGGTTTTCATGGGCCGTCTGTGTTACTCGCTTGACCAGTCTTGTGAATCTCTCTCTCGTTTGACTGAGTTTGCTATCTCCTCCTAGGTTATACACctattatgaactatatttaaaaaCACATTTCAAAATGTTTTAGGGAAAAAAAATTCCTGTGTGTGCATCTGGACATCATATGTTCGCACACAAAATTTCGATGAAAAAGAACGTCTTTTATGACATGCATACAAAAGGTGAAAAAAAATGCCTCGTGAATAGCTATAATCAAGCATAAAAAATGTCCTTTTTCATCGAAACTTTGTGCACGCACATATAATGTCCGGATTTACACGTGAGatttttcttgaaatttttaAACTTTCTAAAATGTGTATTTAGTCAATAGGTGCACATACACCAATGAGCCAAAGTGAATTTCTCCTCCTAGATTGATATTTTGGATCGAGTAATCTGCCATGAGACTACCCATAATGAAAAGTAATGGAAAGCAACATAAAATGataacatgcatatgttactagtctaagttactatCTTCATAGTGAATAGTAACATAGTGATAGTAACATTGAGCCTTTCATTTATTAGGTTATAGACTCATCTTGTCATGGTATGTGTGATGTTACTCATAGTATGAGTAACTAGCTATGTTACTTAATTTCTTTCTCTTTTCATTAATTAGTTGTCATATCATATTTTTCGTTTAGATGACATCTATGTTATTACATATGTTACTTTCACTGTAGGTAGTCTGAGTGAGGCTGTGATCGAATGTTAATGTCAGTGCCACATGGTTCTGTTTCAAGTCAACGTCTCTCGAAACATGGGCTTAAAGATTCGGATGGAACGAGTCGTCCTTCCTTTTGCAGCCTCATTAGATCTAAGATTCAAAAGAGCCTCCACGGTTCGCAAGATTCAAAAAAAGGAGGATTGTGATGTTAGGTCCTCTTGAATCTTAACAGGATTGAAAACCATATATGAATTGGCACCAAAAGTGTGGGTTTATATAGCATATTAACTCTCCAATGGAAATTTCTATTTGCTGTCGGATGAAAAATGCCTCGTATATAGCCTCGTAGGTAACATCCATCAGGTTTCCAAACCTACATATCAATTTCTAACATTCAAAAGGTTTTCTTACCCAATCTGTCAATTTCTCTAAGCAGATTGATCAATTTTTAAGCTCATAATCTCTTTGAAATCCATTCGACTTAAAGATGACCTAAAATGTTGATGATGCAAAAGAAACCACATGTCTTGCGTTTGTGTTTGCAGTCTTAGCTAaacaagtggaagccccatccAGTTTGGTTGTGTCGTATACTCAGAAAACAGATCGAAACGTTGTTGAAATGCTCGATCATCGCTTATATCATGTGTCCACCGCACCTAAACATCCTTGGACTCGAATTGATAATAATGCATAAGCAAGTGGTGCTCACAAACAACAACATAATAGCGTTGATGATAAAGTGACTTTGACAACTTGAATACAAAAGCACAGCCAAAGAGAAACCGGAAGGAAAGCCCCCCCAGCAAAACATGCATGATGATAAGTGATCAACAATCAATATAACTGTTTCGTTTGTACAAACACATGGAGAGTTTAACCCAAATCTCCACACATCTCCTTTGTGCTTCTAAAAAGGCCTACTTCAATGACCCAAACAAAGGGCACACATCCATGTGTGCTCTCTGATGCACCGAGCTCATCCCTTTTGGCTTGGTGATCGAACCCAGATCGAAGAACAAAAAGTATAAACcgtcaaaagaaaaagaaaaagagatcGAGAGCCCATGATATCATCTTGCTTCTCAAATCTTCATTATTTGGATCCCAGGCCTGTGGCTTCGGATCTCTTGATGATCCTCAACTTCTTGCATGTGCCGCTGAACATACTGCAAAACGCAAGAACAAAGACCATAAGTCACTGCTTCACAAAGTGAtgtttaggttcacagtcacctaATATATGTTGGAGTTGAAGATGAAGAATTGATGAAATGAATCAAGACTTACTCGAAGGGAACATCTCCGACAAGCATGAGGTCGCCGTCCTTGTCCTCGTAGGTGATGGCGTACTCGGACGGGTTTGCGCCGCCGCCGTTGGAAGCGCCGGCGTCTGCCCCGGAGAAGCAGACGAACATGGCCTCCAGGGCCTCCCTGAGCTCCCTGTAGCCCTTGTACATCCTCATGTCGATCTTCCTGAGGTAGGGCGCTCCGTCCATGCTCACTTTGACGAAGGAGCCGTTGGTGCTCGCCGGCGCCGCTGCGGACGGCGCGTTGTTGCTGCTGGTCTCGTCCGCTTTCTTCGCCTTGCtcttgctcgccgccgcctggaaGCAGCTCTTCCGGTACGACCTCACCGGCGGCCACCCTACGACTTGTGCCCTGCGAGAGTTGAGAGAAGCATGCAAGTAAGAACCCTGGGCTTGGacttggaggaagaagaagcgagCCGGAGGCGGAAGGGGTTGGACTGGTACTCACTTGGCCACGGGGGGTGCGGTCTGGACGTCGTCGGACTTGTCGTCCTCATCGGAGGCGGTGGCCTCGAAGGCGTCCAGGGTGCGCTTCTTGCCCCTGGGAGTCGCCGGCGGCGACACGTAGTTGATCCTCTGTGGCTTGTCGTCGGTGCCGGGGAGGCCCAGCCTGAGCTCGGTGGCCATGAGGAGGTTGTCGGTAGCTTCCATTTCCAGTCGACGTGCGAATGAAGATGCTGCGCTGGAGAAGAACTTTAGAAGCACGTACGTTTGGATGCGATGCGAGCGAGATCTGATAGCTCTGGCTCTCTGAGAAGACGATGTGTGGTTGCTTGTGTTGGCTTGGCAATGGCAGGGTTGGCGCCCATGTTTTATAGGGGGCGACTGGCGAAGCGAAGCGAAGGGCATCGCGAGCAAGTTGGCATACAGCCAGCGCATGGGCTGACAATGACATAGTCGGGCAACACGTAGGTGGGTGGAGTGCATCGAGCGCAGCAGGCAGACGCCGAGCTGGGGTGTCGGGGTGGCTGGGGCGCAGGGTGCCGGGTCGGCCGGCGACAGCGCGGGCCCGGGCGCGGGCGGCGCACGACCGTCCGGGGATCCCTCGGTCCACGGGCTACACGGCGCGGCAGGCCATGTGCCGATCGGCCTGCTGGCTGTACGATACGTAGTATACACACCAGCTTTGATGTTGATGGAGTATTGTACGTATCTCCGTTGTTTAGCTATACATACCTAAACCTAAAGTAAACAGCCGAGAGCTGGACTGATTGATCGACTATCCTAATTTTGAATGTGTGGTGGATGCGTACGcggttttccgggtctcggggcgGATATTGTATTCCGTGGGGCACATGGCATGTCTAGCATTATCGCATGTAGGAGTACTCTCTAACGGGTTGTCTGCCGTCCCGTCCCGTCCCGTCCATCAAACAACGTAGTGGTTTGGTTTCAGTTCGATCCGCTacgtgtggtgtgtgtgtggctAGCTGAGTATCCCCCATCACATTCTGGACGTGTCAGGCTGGAAGCTTCTCAGGGGCGATCGGGACTTGAACGGCATGGGCGGCGATCGCAACCCGGCACCCCTGTAACCCGGCCGGATGGGGCCGATGaatcatgcatgcatgtatgGCGCGCTAAcgatgatatgatgatatcatgGACCTACGGAATAGAGAATAGAGAACGGGTGTGGTGGGGGCGTGAATTGAATTGGATGATTGCTAGCATAGCTAGCAAGGCGCCATGATCGGGGATACTGGGGAGCATCGCTCGCGCATTCGGCGCTGTTTCCTTTCGGCCATATCCATCATGTTACGTAACGTTGTTATCGGATGGAGAGCGATGCGTCCCGGGATATATGGGCGCCCTGTCCCTCCCTCCCTTTGCTTTACGATCCGATCCTTGCACTCCATGCATGCAATCGCTTTCTCTTCTTTTCATCTTcatcctagtactactactaTACTACTCCCTGTCACGACCGACTACACATGCATGCAGATCATCGCTTACATGTAGATGTGTTCACACGGCTGAATCCACAAAGTTGTGTGATGATATGACAAAGTTCTGATTGATCCACGGAGCGTGGTAAAAGTGGGTGAGCACCAAAACTCCGCCACCTTACCGAGACATAAGGTGCATGCATGagtttctctttctccttctctaCTACGCACGCATGCATTCATGCATTTTCACCTCCTCGCCTTGGGAGAATCTTACCGTCCAGAGAGTTGTCTAGTGAAACGGAGGAAGCAGGAGCAGTGCTTAATTAACTTTTCTCCATATATGGATCGGCCGTATCTCTTCCCACTACTGCCCTCTCCCGCGTCCGGCGCCTTATATATTACAAAACGAGATACTCTTCTTCAGCGAATCACTTTTCGTTGTTCTTGCTTCTTTTTGGTTGGGTCAGTGCCCAACAGCGCCTAGTGGGGGTTGTTTGTTTCGAAATCTAAACACAAAGTATATGTATCCTGTTGCGGTACGATGCTTGCTTCCTGACCTGATCGAGTGGGGTGCTTAGTTTTTTTGTGTGGTGCCACTACGTACGTACCAGACGGTCCCCTCCTGGCTAGAGATTTGCCGAGCTAATGAGGTAGTATCATGGGAGGTGGGGCTGGTTGGCTTTGCGCTTGGACTTGTAGCAGGCGACCTTTTGGAAAGTCTAGTTTACTTAATactaggtggtgctattgtatcTTGAGCATTCTAGAAAGTTAAAGTGCATGGGTGCATGCTTTCAGGAACAAGCAACCTAGCTTTGTCCCGTGGGTCAAATCACCATGTAAAATATTTCTCGAGTCCTTCGTTGAATTTATCTTCTTTCTTGGGTGAATTGGGTGTGCTTTCAAGATTTATTTTTTCTTGGTTAAGTACTTCATTGATGATTAACTGTTCATTGTTTACATTACAATAGAAAACACTTGAATCACTTGACAACTTATTAAAGCTGTTTATTATTGTATGTATGCTTCTTTCCAAAAAGTGGTGGAGTGGATGCATATTTGTTGACGATCAGAGAAGGATCGAAATAAAGGTCATTGATTATCTGAGCACTATAGTAGAAAGCTAAAGTTCATGGGGGCTTAGATTTGAAGATCAAGCAAACTTTGCCCTGCAGTTCAAATCTCCATTTATAATATTTTCTCTTGTTTCTTTGCCTTTTCAAGATTTGTCTTGTAGGTCAAATTTTCCCTATAGTATTTTCTCCAGTCATTTCCTTTCGTGTTTGTTTATGGTTGAACTTTGAAGTTAATTGAGTGCCTTGCATAATTATGGGGTTATATTCCAATCGTAATTAACTACAATATGCTCATTCTAGTGTTTTTGGTATATGTGCTATTCATGCAAATACTACCAAGCACCAAAACTATTTATTGACAtcttctcagctctatatatcatCATGTATACAATTATGTTCCAAGAAAGGTAGGCAAGCTAGGAAATTAAACGAACTTTAATTTGACCAGGGCCGCATTGGTTTAGTACGGATGATGATATGATCTATTCATTGATTTATCTAGGTAGTAACATATAACAATCCGTCGctcctagaaaattgcatagtGATGGGGAGCATCAAGCAACCACGTTAATCAAAACTTAAACAACAGATCAAATGCTGTGTTTTCCAAAAATATATTGGAAAAAGAGAGTCTGTGGTGACACGAACACATGGAGGGAAGGTTTTGGGCAAGGAAGAACTTTGTGATTCGTTGAAATCCTGAAGGTTTGATCATGAACTTGTTTGAATGCTCAGCATTAGAGAAAGCTAAACCGCTAGACCACTAGTAGAGAACATGGTTGTaatcccggttggtaagggcttttagtcccgggtcatcAGGACTAATATcttgggactaaagcccccctaGCCCCAGTTGGCCatgaccgggactaatgccctttcACGTGACTCGCAGCGTGCGACGGGGGGCGGggacctttaatcccggttggtgacaccaactaggactaaaggatttggggtttttatttttgcttttcattttatgttttccatttaattttttatttcaaatatattttacGCTACTAAATACTGTACATGTTAtgcatatatcatagaatttctcgtaggaccaatcatatatcatagaatttctcgtacaaccacacacacacacacatacacacacacacacaatttgGTATATATAATTTTTCCTACAGCTTGTAGATCATTACAT
This region includes:
- the LOC123398276 gene encoding auxin-responsive protein IAA12-like, with product MRWLYANLLAMPFASLRQSPPIKHGRQPCHCQANTSNHTSSSQRARAIRSRSHRIQTYVLLKFFSSAASSFARRLEMEATDNLLMATELRLGLPGTDDKPQRINYVSPPATPRGKKRTLDAFEATASDEDDKSDDVQTAPPVAKAQVVGWPPVRSYRKSCFQAAASKSKAKKADETSSNNAPSAAAPASTNGSFVKVSMDGAPYLRKIDMRMYKGYRELREALEAMFVCFSGADAGASNGGGANPSEYAITYEDKDGDLMLVGDVPFDMFSGTCKKLRIIKRSEATGLGSK
- the LOC123452143 gene encoding protein OSB2, chloroplastic-like, translated to MALLAVASPLKTLNPTLSPSPSRRRRLLLSSSLLRVPPLLSRSGRLRCSAGYGDAAAPQQAAPTTQRPDEIPWSRELCNSVRLIGTVGTDIELRQLPSGASVARGRIAVWKSATETTWVTLAFWDDLAVVASEHVKQGDRIFVSGRLVSDTVDEGPEKRQVYYKVVVQQFNFIESFQPVRLYSESGQDGGKYGEYVGNDSTSGSTENKKGDYMSSSSRSTEALWQAFFANPLDWWDNRKDKKNPRYPDFKHKSTGEALWVEGRNNPNWVVSQLAILDSRMGSLQDKQRKPVSYMYADDFMTSDASD